One candidate division KSB1 bacterium genomic window carries:
- a CDS encoding Gfo/Idh/MocA family oxidoreductase, which yields MNSHLIKILVLGCGNMGSSHARAYKNLDGFQIVGLIARSPDRRNPLAKELGDIAQFDNVDNAIESSRANAIAICTYPDSHHEFAIKCLNAGLHVFIEKPIAETVEQAREVTTLAEQKGKKVVVGYILRHHPAWIQFIELAQTLGKPLVMRMNLNQQSKSDEWITHKKLMQSMSPIVDCGVHYVDVMCQMTRSKPIQVQAIGARLTDEIDTEMYNYGQLQVIFEDKSVGWYEAGWGPMMSETAYFVKDVIGPKGCVSIVEPQDDRENSSEIDSHTKVSALKKHSAVLNYKGEFEQKDILIDVSDEPDHQELCNREQSFFLKAIRGNVDLTDHLNDAINSLRIVLAADESIRTGQVVKLM from the coding sequence ATGAACTCTCACCTCATCAAAATCCTGGTTTTAGGCTGCGGCAACATGGGCTCATCACACGCGAGAGCTTATAAAAACCTGGATGGATTCCAGATTGTCGGGCTCATTGCCAGAAGTCCGGATAGACGAAATCCTCTTGCCAAAGAATTAGGTGATATCGCTCAATTCGATAACGTGGATAACGCCATCGAATCTTCCCGGGCAAATGCAATCGCAATCTGCACTTATCCTGACAGTCATCATGAATTTGCGATCAAATGTCTCAATGCCGGTTTACATGTTTTCATCGAAAAGCCAATTGCCGAGACAGTTGAGCAGGCGAGGGAAGTGACAACCCTTGCCGAGCAAAAAGGCAAAAAAGTAGTGGTTGGTTATATTTTACGCCATCATCCGGCCTGGATTCAGTTTATTGAACTCGCTCAAACTTTAGGCAAACCGCTGGTGATGCGAATGAATCTAAATCAACAAAGTAAAAGTGATGAATGGATTACGCACAAAAAACTAATGCAATCTATGTCACCTATTGTCGATTGCGGGGTGCACTATGTGGATGTCATGTGCCAAATGACCCGCAGTAAGCCAATACAAGTTCAGGCAATCGGCGCTCGTTTAACCGACGAAATCGATACGGAAATGTACAACTACGGCCAATTGCAAGTGATTTTTGAAGATAAATCCGTAGGTTGGTATGAAGCCGGTTGGGGTCCGATGATGAGCGAAACAGCCTATTTCGTCAAAGATGTGATTGGACCAAAAGGATGTGTCAGCATCGTTGAACCTCAGGATGATCGTGAAAATTCTTCTGAGATAGATTCCCATACCAAAGTTTCTGCTTTGAAAAAACATTCTGCTGTATTAAATTACAAGGGTGAATTTGAACAAAAGGATATTCTTATCGATGTCAGCGACGAACCGGACCACCAGGAGTTGTGTAACCGGGAACAATCTTTTTTTCTCAAGGCAATTCGGGGAAATGTAGATTTAACGGATCACTTAAATGATGCAATAAATAGTTTGCGAATTGTTCTGGCAGCAGATGAATCAATTCGAACCGGACAGGTTGTTAAATTAATGTGA
- a CDS encoding nucleoside permease, producing MPLKGKIYAQLSVMMFLQFFIWGAWFVTLGTYLTTIGFSGSQIGYTYLMNNIGAILSPFFIGMIADRYFSSEKVLGILHLLGGLVIYFASGITDMWPLIMGLFLYNLCYMPTLALVNAVSFNQMEKPDAQFPKVRVWGTIGWIVAGLVITFIQFNFNKEVEASSVPLKMAAIASILMGLYSFTLPNTPPKNVGKDVSIGDILGVKALRLLKDRSFLIFAMCSLLISIPLAFYYNFTNMFLNDLGMEGVAGKQTMGQMSEVIFMILMPWFFIRLGIKKMLLIGMAAWVVRYAFFAWGDLGGLVWMLYLGIVLHGICYDFFFVTGQIYVDKKADKEIRASAQGFIALLTYGVGLGIGSVLSGKIVDLFTTDGAKDWTSIWWMPCIFAAFVTVLFYLLFKENNQSATETSAETQVA from the coding sequence ATGCCATTGAAAGGCAAAATTTACGCACAACTTAGCGTTATGATGTTTCTGCAATTCTTTATCTGGGGTGCATGGTTTGTTACACTGGGGACATACCTTACGACAATTGGTTTCTCCGGCAGCCAGATTGGCTACACTTATTTGATGAACAATATCGGCGCAATACTTTCGCCTTTTTTTATTGGCATGATCGCCGATAGATACTTTTCTTCCGAAAAAGTTTTGGGCATCTTGCATCTTTTGGGTGGTCTGGTTATCTATTTTGCGTCTGGTATTACAGATATGTGGCCACTGATTATGGGACTCTTTCTCTATAATTTGTGCTATATGCCAACTCTTGCACTGGTTAATGCTGTCTCTTTTAATCAAATGGAAAAACCGGATGCACAATTTCCGAAAGTTCGGGTTTGGGGCACTATTGGTTGGATCGTCGCCGGTTTGGTCATCACATTTATTCAATTCAATTTCAATAAAGAAGTAGAAGCAAGTTCGGTTCCTCTGAAAATGGCCGCAATCGCTTCAATTCTAATGGGCTTATATTCTTTCACTTTGCCAAACACGCCTCCTAAAAATGTCGGTAAGGATGTAAGTATAGGAGATATCCTTGGAGTGAAAGCTCTTCGATTACTCAAAGACCGCTCCTTTTTAATCTTTGCCATGTGTTCGTTGTTGATCTCCATACCGCTGGCTTTTTATTACAATTTCACAAATATGTTCCTCAACGATTTAGGCATGGAAGGCGTTGCGGGCAAACAGACCATGGGTCAGATGTCGGAAGTGATTTTTATGATTTTGATGCCCTGGTTTTTCATTCGTCTCGGAATCAAAAAAATGCTCCTGATTGGTATGGCTGCCTGGGTGGTTCGCTATGCGTTTTTTGCCTGGGGTGATCTCGGCGGTCTTGTTTGGATGCTTTATTTGGGTATTGTTCTGCATGGTATCTGTTATGATTTTTTCTTTGTAACAGGCCAGATTTACGTTGATAAGAAGGCTGATAAGGAAATCCGTGCCAGCGCACAAGGATTTATCGCGTTGCTTACCTATGGGGTTGGACTTGGAATCGGTTCAGTACTCTCCGGAAAAATTGTCGACCTGTTTACCACAGATGGAGCCAAAGATTGGACATCAATTTGGTGGATGCCCTGTATTTTTGCTGCATTTGTGACGGTTCTGTTTTACTTGCTTTTTAAAGAGAACAATCAGTCTGCGACTGAAACCAGTGCTGAAACACAAGTTGCATAA
- a CDS encoding Gfo/Idh/MocA family oxidoreductase codes for MLENPLFSRRKFIKTSLATAAAFTIVPRHVLGGPGFIAPSDQLTKAIIGVGGMGSAHINYPYFKLLAVCDVDENHLKSALVRAGKDVTGYKDFREVLERPDIDVITIATPPHWHALMSIAAAQAGKDIWCEKPMTRTIGEGRKVIEAVQKNGRIFRINTWFRFRSNYYGFGTPVKPIKKLVDSGMLGWPLKITVSANTGFAWKFFWSGKTHMQPEWTPQELDYDNWLGPAPYKPYNPHRVHQTFRGYWDYDGGGLGDMGQHYLDPVQYILGKDDTSPVEIEADAPQAHPDAVGSWRLIWMKYADGCEIILDGEAKEENTPFIEGPNGKLYKDFKSDIPKLKEKLAAFPDPEPQLTDFYQAVQNRQKFTLNEENAHRSATLINLGKIAVRLGRKLYFDPVKQEFINDDLANRLINQPMRAPWVL; via the coding sequence ATGTTAGAAAATCCATTGTTTAGTCGTCGAAAATTTATTAAAACATCGCTTGCGACCGCAGCCGCATTTACTATTGTTCCGCGCCATGTTCTCGGGGGCCCCGGTTTTATAGCACCCAGCGATCAATTGACAAAAGCGATTATTGGAGTAGGAGGGATGGGATCAGCCCATATAAACTATCCTTACTTCAAGCTGTTAGCCGTGTGCGATGTCGATGAAAATCACTTAAAATCTGCTTTGGTACGTGCAGGTAAAGATGTAACCGGCTATAAAGATTTTCGTGAAGTTTTGGAACGCCCGGATATTGATGTCATCACTATTGCAACACCGCCGCACTGGCATGCATTGATGTCCATTGCCGCTGCACAGGCAGGCAAAGATATTTGGTGTGAAAAACCGATGACCCGGACAATCGGAGAGGGCAGGAAAGTCATCGAAGCGGTGCAAAAAAATGGCAGGATTTTTCGTATCAATACCTGGTTCCGGTTCCGCAGTAATTATTATGGTTTCGGCACTCCGGTAAAACCCATCAAAAAATTGGTTGATAGTGGTATGTTGGGTTGGCCGTTAAAAATAACAGTGAGTGCAAATACCGGCTTCGCCTGGAAATTTTTCTGGAGTGGGAAAACTCATATGCAACCCGAATGGACGCCGCAGGAATTGGATTACGACAACTGGTTAGGACCGGCGCCCTATAAGCCCTATAATCCTCATAGGGTGCACCAAACTTTTCGGGGATATTGGGATTATGACGGCGGCGGACTGGGAGATATGGGTCAGCATTATTTGGATCCGGTTCAATACATTTTAGGGAAGGATGATACCAGTCCTGTCGAAATCGAAGCGGATGCACCCCAGGCACATCCGGATGCGGTGGGATCGTGGCGTCTAATCTGGATGAAATACGCCGATGGTTGTGAGATTATACTGGATGGGGAAGCCAAAGAAGAAAATACCCCGTTTATCGAAGGCCCTAATGGAAAACTATACAAAGACTTTAAGTCGGACATTCCTAAATTGAAAGAAAAATTAGCGGCCTTTCCGGATCCTGAACCGCAATTAACAGACTTTTACCAGGCGGTACAAAATCGACAAAAATTTACTCTAAATGAAGAAAATGCCCATCGCTCTGCTACCTTGATTAATTTAGGTAAAATTGCCGTTCGCCTGGGGCGAAAGCTCTATTTTGACCCGGTGAAACAAGAGTTTATAAACGATGATCTAGCGAACCGGCTCATCAATCAACCTATGCGAGCGCCTTGGGTGCTATAA